A single window of Gossypium hirsutum isolate 1008001.06 chromosome A10, Gossypium_hirsutum_v2.1, whole genome shotgun sequence DNA harbors:
- the LOC107897813 gene encoding anaphase-promoting complex subunit 8, whose translation MSSKESCRIELRTAIRQLSDRCLYSASKWAAEQLVGIEQDPAKFTPSNTRFQRGSSSIHRRFRTNEITSTPPTGVAYVSTPVMEEDEAIHGDFYLLAKSYFDCREYRRAAHVLRDQTGKKSVFLRCYALYLAGEKRKEEEMIELEGPLGKSDAVNRELVSLERELATLCKNNTIDPFGLYLYGLVLKEKGNENLARKVLVESVNSYPWNWSAWSELQSLCTTVDILNGLNLSNHWMKEFFLASIYQELRMHNESLSKYENLQGMFTFSNYIQAQIAKARYSLREFEQVEVIFEDLLRNDPYRVEDMDTYSNVLYTKECFSALSYLAHRVIMTDKYRPESCCIIGNYYSLKGQHEKSVVYFRRALKLNKNYLSAWTLMGHEYVEMKNTPAAVDAYRRAVDINPRDYRAWYGLGQAYEMMGMPHYALHYFRKSVFFQPIDSRLWIAMAQCYESEQLHMLEEAIKCYKRAANCNDTEAIALHRLAILHRELDQPEEAAFYYKKDLERMEAEEREGPNIVEALMFLATHYKTQKKFEEAEVYCTRLLDYTGPERETAKSLLRGMRIAQSGFPSMDVEHFHP comes from the exons atgagTTCTAAAGAAAGTTGCAGAATCGAGCTCCGCACTGCTATTCGCCAACTCAGCGACCGTTGCCTTTACTCTGCTTCCAAATG GGCAGCAGAACAGCTTGTCGGAATCGAGCAAGACCCAGCTAAGTTCACGCCTTCAAACACGAGATTTCAGCGTGGAAGCTCGAGTATACACAGAAGGTTCCGCACCAATGAGATTACTTCCACACCTCCCACTGGTGTTGCCTATGTGTCCACTCCGGTGATGGAGGAAGATGAAGCCATACATGGTGACTTTTACCTTCTTGCCAAGTCATACTTTGATTGCCGAGAATATAGGAGAGCCGCTCATGTGCTTCGGGATCAAACTGGAAAGAAATCCGTGTTCTTGCGATGTTATGCTCTTTATCTG GCTGGAGAAAAacggaaagaagaagaaatgatagAACTTGAAGGGCCCTTAGGTAAGAGTGATGCTGTTAACCGTGAATTGGTTTCTCTAGAGAGGGAGTTAGCAACTCTTTGCAAGAATAACACAATAGATCCTTTTGGGTTGTACTTGTACGGTCTTGTGCTTAAAGAGAAAGGTAATGAAAATCTTGCCCGCAAAGTTCTTGTGGAATCTGTGAATAGTTACCCTTGGAATTGGAGTGCCTGGTCGGAGTTACAATCCTTATGCACTACAGTTGACATCTTGAACGGACTCAATCTCAGCAACCATTGGATGAAGGAGTTCTTTCTTGCTAGTATTTACCAAGAACTCAGGATGCATAATGAATCGTTGTCAAAATACGAAAATCTACAGGGTATGTTTACTTTTAGTAATTACATACAGGCTCAAATTGCGAAAGCCCGGTATAGTCTAAGGGAATTTGAACAAGTTGAAGTGATATTTGAAGATCTTTTAAGGAATGACCCGTATCGAGTAGAGGACATGGATACATATTCTAATGTGCTCTACACAAAGGAATGTTTCTCTGCCTTGAGTTATCTTGCTCATAGGGTCATTATGACTGATAAATACCGTCCTGAGTCTTGTTGCATTATCGGAAATTACTACAGTTTAAAAGGGCAGCATGAGAAGTCAGTCGTGTATTTTAGGAGGGCGCTCAAATTGAACAAAAACTATTTATCTGCTTGGACTTTAATGGGCCATGAGTATGTCGAGATGAAAAACACTCCTGCTGCAGTTGATGCCTATAGACGAGCTGTGGACATAAACCCTCGGGATTATCGAGCCTGGTATGGTTTAGGACAAGCATATGAGATGATGGGCATGCCCCACTATGCTTTGCATTATTTTCGGAAATCTGTTTTCTTTCAGCCTATTGATTCTCGGTTATGGATTGCTATGGCTCAATGCTATGAATCTGAGCAGCTGCACATGCTTGAGGAAGCCATCAAATGTTACAAACGTGCCGCAAATTGTAATGACACAGAAGCAATCGCCCTGCATCGACTAGCAATATTACATAGAGAACTCGATCAACCTGAGGAGGCTGCATTCTATTATAAGAAGGATTTAGAAAGAATGGAAGCTGAAGAGAGAGAAGGACCTAATATAGTCGAAGCGCTGATGTTTCTTGCTACGCACTACAAAACACAGAAGAAATTTGAAGAAGCAGAAGTGTATTGTACCCGTCTTCTAGATTATACCGGCCCG GAGAGGGAAACCGCCAAGAGTTTACTCCGAGGTATGAGAATAGCACAATCTGGTTTTCCTTCCATGGATGTCGAGCATTTTCATCCCTGA
- the LOC107897814 gene encoding WAT1-related protein At5g13670: MESWTQLFNHGKPFLAMILMQSSYAVMSIIAKYALNQGMSPHVLVAYRLAVAAVIITPFAIVLERKTRPKMTFNIFIKIMLISLLEPVLDHNFFYTGMKYTTATFTTAMCNILPALTFALACIVKLERVETGKVRSQAKVAGTAVAVGGAMIMTLIKGPVLELPWTKGRNHYLGQHGASGAHKQDMVMGALLLLAGCCCWACFVISQARILKSYPAKLSLTALICIMGTFEGTILAFAVEWRNPSVWLIGFDSKLIASLYGGLVTAFALYAMGSVMKRRGPVFVSAFNPLSMVIVAILGSFFLAEDMYLGRVLGSIVIVIGLYLVLWGKSKDQPQSTPDIMVVRADQQMAIINGHIENPEPELIPVTRASQQMANIKGNIQNPDPKFITIE; this comes from the exons ATGGAGTCCTGGACTCAACTTTTCAACCATGGGAAACCATTTTTGGCTATGATTTTAATGCAGTCTAGTTATGCCGTGATGTCGATTATCGCGAAATATGCTTTAAATCAAGGGATGAGTCCACATGTATTGGTAGCTTATCGGTTGGCTGTTGCCGCTGTTATCATTACGCCGTTTGCCATTGTTTTAGAAAG GAAAACGAGGCCGAAGATGACATTCAATATCTTTATCAAGATAATGTTGATCAGCTTACTCGA GCCGGTGCTTGATCATAACTTCTTTTACACCGGGATGAAGTATACGACGGCAACGTTTACGACTGCTATGTGCAACATTCTACCTGCCTTAACTTTTGCATTGGCTTGCATCGTCAA GCTCGAGAGAGTGGAGACCGGGAAGGTTCGTAGCCAAGCAAAGGTAGCCGGGACTGCGGTGGCGGTGGGAGGAGCGATGATAATGACTCTCATCAAGGGGCCTGTCCTAGAATTACCCTGGACAAAAGGGAGGAACCACTACTTGGGTCAACATGGTGCAAGTGGAGCTCACAAACAAGATATGGTGATGGGTGCTCTTTTGCTCCTTGCAGGTTGTTGCTGTTGGGCTTGTTTCGTCATTTCACAA GCAAGGATCCTAAAATCATACCCAGCTAAGCTTTCCCTTACTGCTCTTATATGCATCATGGGCACCTTTGAAGGCACCATTCTCGCATTTGCGGTCGAATGGCGCAACCCTTCTGTCTGGCTCATTGGCTTCGACTCCAAATTGATAGCTTCTCTCTATGGC GGGTTGGTGACTGCCTTTGCATTATACGCAATGGGGTCAGTAATGAAGAGAAGAGGACCAGTTTTTGTGAGTGCTTTTAATCCATTAAGCATGGTTATTGTTGCAATTTTGGGCTCCTTTTTCTTGGCTGAAGACATGTATCTAGGAAG AGTACTAGGAAGCATTGTTATTGTAATCGGCCTGTATCTAGTCTTATGGGGTAAGAGCAAGGACCAACCTCAATCGACACCGGACATCATGGTGGTGCGAGCTGATCAACAGATGGCTATAATTAATGGTCATATTGAGAATCCAGAACCTGAGTTGATTCCGGTGACACGAGCCAGCCAGCAAATGGCTAATATTAAAGGCAATATACAGAATCCAGATCCTAAGTTCATCACTATAGAATGA